In Natronococcus occultus SP4, the following proteins share a genomic window:
- a CDS encoding nucleotidyltransferase family protein yields MTHTDTTLPLIAPDDFDTASSDTTIAGILLAAGTSSRFGSANKLLARLDGEPVIRQAAKTLLASTLDSTTVVVGFEADRVREALRGRDVSIVENPAYDRGQATSMRTGLRAVQQSVDAVVFMLGDLPAVTPDTIDLLTDAYHAGVGDALAAAYDGDRGNPVLFDSRHFPALLTVSGDTGGRRVLLEDDASALIETEDPGTVQDLNTAADLETLDQWETDRFE; encoded by the coding sequence ATGACTCACACCGATACGACTCTTCCGCTGATAGCACCCGACGATTTCGACACCGCATCCAGCGATACCACCATCGCAGGGATCCTGTTAGCTGCGGGAACGAGTTCGCGCTTTGGCTCCGCGAACAAACTTCTCGCTCGGTTAGATGGCGAACCGGTGATCAGACAGGCAGCAAAGACGCTGCTCGCGTCAACGCTCGATTCAACGACGGTCGTCGTCGGCTTCGAGGCTGATCGAGTCCGGGAGGCACTCCGAGGACGTGACGTCAGTATCGTCGAGAACCCGGCGTACGACCGAGGACAGGCGACGTCGATGCGGACCGGTCTTCGTGCCGTTCAGCAATCCGTTGACGCCGTCGTATTCATGCTAGGCGATTTGCCGGCAGTTACACCTGACACGATCGATCTCCTCACCGACGCCTACCACGCCGGCGTCGGCGACGCACTCGCAGCGGCGTACGACGGTGATCGTGGCAACCCGGTCTTGTTCGATAGTCGCCACTTCCCGGCGCTACTCACCGTTTCAGGTGACACCGGCGGGAGACGTGTTCTACTCGAGGACGACGCTTCCGCTCTTATCGAGACGGAAGATCCGGGTACCGTCCAGGATCTAAATACGGCTGCCGATCTCGAGACGCTCGATCAGTGGGAGACTGATCGGTTCGAGTAG
- a CDS encoding Rrf2 family transcriptional regulator — protein MDQISLNSSQKLILTTLINKHQSNGSPVSARVIANEIDRAPGTIRNQMRMLATTGLVESVAGPKGGYKPTEAALTLLDRQHVDGTETITLASDYERVSATVDDIDFTNVHHPELCRAQIHFQHSIQHLEEGDAILVGPTPHSGLVVGGEIVALDTLSNVAIVDTVQLEAPVQNESA, from the coding sequence ATGGACCAGATCAGCTTGAATAGCAGCCAGAAACTGATCCTGACTACGCTAATCAACAAGCATCAATCGAACGGCTCTCCGGTAAGCGCTCGAGTCATTGCTAACGAGATCGATCGCGCACCAGGGACGATTCGCAATCAGATGCGAATGCTTGCAACGACCGGACTCGTGGAAAGCGTAGCCGGCCCGAAGGGAGGGTACAAACCGACCGAAGCCGCTTTAACGTTACTCGATCGGCAGCACGTCGACGGCACTGAAACGATCACTCTCGCTAGCGATTACGAGCGTGTCAGTGCGACTGTGGACGATATCGATTTCACGAACGTCCATCATCCGGAACTGTGTCGGGCCCAGATCCACTTCCAGCACTCAATTCAGCATCTCGAAGAGGGGGATGCGATTCTGGTCGGTCCGACCCCACACTCGGGGTTGGTTGTCGGTGGCGAGATCGTGGCTCTCGATACGCTTTCCAACGTAGCGATCGTCGATACCGTCCAACTCGAAGCACCGGTACAGAACGAATCGGCGTGA
- a CDS encoding uracil-xanthine permease family protein yields MSSDTGGEISLSYGLEDKPPLPTAIALAIQHVAVMIVPTTAVAFIVAGDVGLGAGETGYLVQMVLLFSGLATIVQAYTVGPVGAKLPIVMGTSFAFVGAAGAIGAEYGLAAVFGALALSGFLVEGVIGWQFKRIKPYFPPLVTGLIVVIIGLYLIPVGMEYSAGGVGSPDFGSLQNLGLAASVMGIAVLCNLFLRGTARVLSIILGISVGYVLAVAMGMVDFSPVVEANWIEIPTPGEFGYEFEPVAILTFGFLFLVSAMETVGDMTGITAAEGRNPTNRELRGGIFADGFMSSIGALFSAFPTTSFSQNVGIVNFTGVMSRHVVGIGGVLLVGLGLIPKVGATVAATPDAVFGGAVLVMVGMVAASGMRLLFLNIEMDRRNMVIIATALGLGLGVEVVPEALQGLPGAAEMFFGEPVIMVGLTALLLNTFVPGEQSPLFDDPDTDVAIEEPINGSVTEDD; encoded by the coding sequence ATGTCAAGCGATACCGGCGGAGAGATTAGTTTATCGTACGGTCTCGAGGACAAACCCCCATTACCCACAGCCATTGCACTCGCAATACAACACGTTGCGGTGATGATCGTTCCGACGACGGCGGTCGCGTTCATCGTCGCCGGCGACGTCGGACTCGGTGCTGGTGAGACTGGCTATCTGGTGCAGATGGTGTTGCTCTTTTCGGGGTTAGCGACGATCGTTCAGGCGTATACTGTCGGCCCCGTCGGAGCGAAACTCCCGATCGTAATGGGGACCAGCTTCGCGTTCGTCGGAGCGGCGGGTGCAATCGGTGCAGAGTACGGACTAGCGGCCGTCTTCGGTGCACTCGCTCTTTCCGGCTTCCTCGTCGAGGGTGTCATCGGCTGGCAGTTCAAACGCATTAAACCCTACTTCCCGCCGCTTGTCACCGGCCTCATCGTAGTCATCATCGGGCTCTACCTCATTCCGGTCGGAATGGAGTACTCGGCCGGCGGCGTCGGCTCGCCGGACTTCGGGTCGCTTCAGAACCTCGGCCTCGCGGCATCCGTTATGGGAATCGCAGTCCTCTGTAACCTGTTTCTTCGCGGCACCGCACGGGTTCTGAGCATCATTCTCGGTATCAGCGTCGGCTACGTCCTCGCAGTTGCGATGGGCATGGTGGACTTCAGCCCAGTCGTGGAGGCTAACTGGATCGAGATCCCGACGCCCGGTGAGTTCGGATACGAATTCGAACCGGTAGCGATCCTCACCTTCGGATTCCTGTTTCTGGTCTCTGCGATGGAAACGGTCGGGGATATGACCGGTATTACGGCGGCCGAAGGGCGGAACCCGACGAACCGTGAACTGCGCGGTGGGATCTTCGCGGACGGCTTCATGAGTTCGATCGGTGCCCTGTTTAGCGCGTTTCCGACGACTTCCTTCTCACAGAACGTCGGGATTGTCAACTTCACCGGCGTGATGAGCCGTCACGTCGTCGGAATCGGTGGTGTCCTGCTTGTCGGGCTCGGACTCATTCCGAAGGTCGGTGCGACGGTCGCGGCGACGCCCGACGCAGTGTTCGGCGGTGCGGTGCTCGTGATGGTCGGTATGGTCGCAGCCAGCGGAATGCGGCTGCTGTTCCTGAACATCGAGATGGACCGCCGGAACATGGTTATTATCGCGACCGCGCTCGGTCTCGGTCTCGGGGTTGAAGTCGTCCCGGAAGCGCTACAGGGACTCCCCGGTGCGGCCGAGATGTTCTTCGGCGAACCCGTCATCATGGTCGGTCTCACTGCACTGCTTCTGAATACGTTTGTGCCCGGTGAACAGAGCCCACTGTTCGACGATCCGGACACGGACGTAGCGATCGAAGAACCGATCAACGGGTCGGTGACAGAAGACGACTAA
- a CDS encoding (2Fe-2S)-binding protein, with protein MPREDTVTSIQVCINGEDERLEIGRDETLMESLRNAGYYGVKNGCDEGVCGACNVILGDGRITRSCLVPAANCDGEDVMTVKGLLDDDGELHPLQQEFLDRGAAQCGFCIPGVLLAAYHLLERNDDPTEAEVADALSGNICRCTGYVQQIEAVQAAADRLSGSEVSAGGEK; from the coding sequence ATGCCACGAGAAGATACAGTAACTAGTATTCAAGTCTGCATAAACGGAGAGGACGAACGGCTCGAAATCGGTCGTGATGAGACGCTCATGGAAAGCCTTCGAAATGCGGGCTACTACGGCGTCAAAAATGGCTGCGACGAAGGAGTGTGCGGAGCCTGTAACGTCATCCTCGGAGACGGTCGCATCACTCGGTCCTGTCTCGTACCGGCGGCAAACTGCGACGGCGAGGACGTGATGACAGTCAAGGGATTGCTCGACGACGACGGGGAGCTCCACCCGCTTCAGCAGGAGTTCCTCGACCGGGGTGCCGCCCAGTGTGGATTCTGCATTCCCGGCGTGTTGCTAGCGGCGTACCACCTCCTCGAACGAAACGACGATCCGACCGAAGCGGAGGTCGCCGATGCACTGAGCGGGAATATTTGCCGATGCACGGGGTACGTCCAACAGATCGAGGCGGTACAGGCCGCGGCCGACCGGCTGTCCGGTTCGGAGGTCTCGGCAGGAGGGGAGAAATAG
- a CDS encoding xanthine dehydrogenase family protein molybdopterin-binding subunit, with product MTRPEPESPPRTAAAETKPPVGESVDKVDGWGLVTGNARYTDDVPTPDTLAVRILRSPHAHARIRAIDTEAAASLDGVRAVLTHEDVPDERFTRTGFPYPAPAPFDERVLNETVRFVGEPVAAVAARTADAAERAVDAIEVDYDVHEHVLDARSAMEPGAPTLHPEAYENPQENADPKRNIVCETSHEEGDVEAGFENADAVVEGEYETQVVQHLPMEVNTTIAWIDDRERLVLRTTTQVSHICRDKIARAFDLNRTDVRVIKPRVGGGFGVRQDTVPGQFIAAALALETGEKVRLRNERKEDLHVSQTRHAQTLRIKTGVREDGTITGMHVDITSNTGAYGCHAFAVLANAAHEPMSVYPCENRLFTGRAVYTNRPPGGAMRGYGAVQGTFGLESHVDEVAAAIGMDPVEFRRRNTIEAGEGSFEPAYSESEKTLSTVGVTDCLERAAETIGWTEGPAEPEDDRYRRGYGVALTMAKSGVPSSEFSRCDMTLEDDGTLTIRVGVGDTGQGSETVMGQIAAGVLGLDTESVYVKADDTDATPWDNGAYASSTTYISGNATEKAARDLAASVRELAGEWFEVAPESVEIADGEVRIPGEDAMTLEQFAATAFEGTRGPKRRLTGHGKHFTALSPKPFAAQLAAVEVDTETGEFEVLRLVNAVDCGRAVNPANVRGQIIGGAVMGLGQTLSEELSFDDSGAPELRGLRDYDVMHAPDLPEIDTELVETYEPTGPFGAKSVGEVTALGPPAAVANAIRDAVDVRVAELPITSSRVWDGLQEGR from the coding sequence ATGACGCGACCGGAGCCGGAATCACCCCCGCGAACCGCCGCAGCCGAAACGAAGCCACCCGTCGGAGAATCCGTCGACAAAGTCGACGGCTGGGGGCTCGTTACCGGTAACGCCCGATACACCGACGACGTCCCGACTCCCGACACCCTCGCTGTCCGAATCCTCCGGAGTCCGCACGCCCACGCTCGCATCCGAGCGATCGACACGGAGGCGGCAGCGTCGCTCGACGGCGTGCGCGCGGTTCTCACTCACGAGGACGTTCCCGACGAGCGCTTTACCCGGACCGGGTTCCCCTATCCCGCTCCCGCTCCGTTCGACGAGCGCGTCCTGAACGAGACGGTCCGGTTCGTCGGCGAGCCCGTCGCGGCCGTCGCCGCACGAACTGCGGACGCCGCGGAGCGCGCGGTCGACGCCATCGAGGTTGATTACGACGTCCACGAACACGTCCTCGACGCTCGATCCGCGATGGAACCCGGGGCGCCGACACTTCACCCTGAAGCGTACGAGAATCCACAGGAGAACGCGGACCCGAAGCGCAATATCGTCTGTGAAACCAGCCACGAAGAAGGCGATGTCGAGGCGGGCTTCGAGAACGCGGACGCGGTCGTCGAAGGCGAGTACGAAACCCAGGTCGTCCAACACCTTCCGATGGAAGTGAACACGACGATCGCGTGGATCGACGACCGTGAGCGGTTGGTTCTGCGGACCACGACGCAGGTCTCTCATATCTGTCGAGACAAGATCGCCCGCGCGTTCGATCTGAACCGAACCGACGTGCGAGTGATCAAACCTCGCGTCGGTGGCGGGTTCGGCGTCAGACAGGATACGGTACCGGGTCAGTTCATCGCGGCGGCGCTGGCCCTCGAGACCGGCGAGAAAGTTCGGCTGCGTAACGAGCGAAAGGAAGACCTCCACGTTTCCCAGACCCGTCACGCCCAAACACTGCGTATCAAAACGGGAGTCCGCGAGGACGGAACGATCACGGGCATGCACGTCGATATCACCTCGAACACGGGCGCCTACGGCTGCCACGCGTTCGCAGTGCTCGCAAACGCCGCCCACGAACCGATGTCGGTGTACCCCTGCGAGAACCGTCTGTTCACCGGACGGGCAGTGTACACGAACCGTCCGCCCGGCGGCGCGATGCGGGGATACGGCGCAGTACAGGGAACGTTCGGTCTCGAGAGTCACGTCGACGAAGTCGCCGCGGCGATCGGGATGGATCCCGTCGAATTCCGCCGTCGGAACACGATCGAGGCGGGAGAGGGAAGCTTCGAACCGGCGTACAGCGAGAGCGAAAAAACGCTCTCGACCGTCGGGGTCACCGACTGTCTCGAGCGCGCTGCCGAGACCATCGGGTGGACGGAGGGGCCGGCCGAACCCGAGGACGACCGGTACCGACGCGGATACGGCGTCGCGCTCACGATGGCCAAGTCCGGCGTCCCGAGCAGCGAGTTCTCCCGCTGTGACATGACGCTCGAAGACGACGGGACACTTACCATCCGGGTCGGGGTCGGCGACACCGGACAGGGTTCAGAGACGGTGATGGGGCAGATCGCGGCGGGCGTCCTCGGCCTCGATACCGAGTCGGTGTACGTGAAGGCAGACGACACCGACGCGACGCCGTGGGACAACGGCGCGTACGCGAGCAGTACGACCTACATCAGCGGGAACGCGACCGAAAAAGCCGCTCGCGACCTCGCGGCGAGCGTCCGGGAGCTCGCCGGCGAGTGGTTCGAGGTCGCCCCGGAGTCGGTCGAGATCGCCGACGGGGAGGTACGGATCCCCGGCGAGGACGCGATGACCCTCGAGCAGTTCGCTGCGACGGCGTTCGAGGGCACGCGCGGTCCGAAGCGTCGCCTGACGGGACACGGCAAGCATTTCACGGCGCTCTCGCCGAAACCCTTCGCCGCGCAGCTCGCGGCGGTCGAGGTCGACACCGAAACCGGCGAGTTCGAGGTGCTTCGTCTCGTCAACGCCGTCGACTGCGGACGGGCGGTCAATCCGGCCAACGTGCGCGGACAAATCATCGGCGGGGCGGTGATGGGGCTCGGACAGACCCTCTCCGAAGAGCTCTCGTTCGACGACAGCGGTGCGCCGGAGCTCCGCGGTCTGCGGGACTACGACGTGATGCACGCACCGGATCTCCCAGAAATCGACACGGAGCTGGTCGAAACGTACGAGCCGACGGGCCCATTCGGCGCGAAAAGTGTCGGCGAAGTGACGGCCCTTGGGCCGCCAGCGGCGGTCGCAAACGCGATCCGAGACGCTGTTGACGTCCGGGTCGCCGAACTACCGATCACCTCATCGAGAGTCTGGGACGGACTCCAGGAGGGTCGCTGA
- a CDS encoding FAD binding domain-containing protein → MSIRHQTECVCVESVDEALALLSEDTDTRVLGGGYSLVPLLKDGIETPDRLVDITAVPSLRGITREKATLRIGAVTTHDRIAASTAVRERARALADATDSVGDFQAKHRGTIAGNLVFADPKYDAPAAFLALDGRLVVRGPDGERTIDADDWFRGPGETACHSDELVTEIVVPNAQRSGYVRTSEYSGYAIVGAAAVLETDGDAVTRARVAVNGAKPYPIRLPSVERTLVGGPIDDESLTAAADAASEDIDPAALIATDTAAGQHRLRLVQSYCRRAIARAIADH, encoded by the coding sequence ATGTCGATCCGCCACCAGACCGAGTGCGTTTGCGTCGAGAGCGTCGACGAGGCACTCGCGCTCCTCAGCGAGGACACCGACACACGCGTGCTCGGCGGCGGCTACAGCCTGGTCCCGCTGTTGAAAGACGGGATCGAAACGCCGGACCGTCTCGTCGACATCACCGCCGTTCCCTCCCTTCGCGGCATCACGCGCGAGAAAGCGACGCTTCGTATCGGCGCGGTAACGACACACGACCGGATTGCTGCGTCGACCGCCGTTCGAGAGCGCGCCCGCGCGCTTGCGGACGCAACCGACTCCGTAGGCGACTTTCAGGCGAAACACCGAGGGACGATCGCGGGAAATCTCGTGTTCGCCGACCCGAAATACGATGCTCCGGCTGCCTTCCTCGCTCTCGACGGTCGGCTCGTCGTCCGCGGTCCGGACGGCGAACGGACGATCGACGCCGACGACTGGTTCCGCGGACCGGGCGAGACCGCGTGTCACTCCGACGAGCTCGTCACCGAAATCGTCGTCCCGAACGCCCAGCGAAGCGGCTACGTGCGAACCTCTGAGTACTCCGGCTACGCCATCGTCGGCGCTGCCGCCGTCCTCGAGACGGACGGCGACGCCGTGACGAGAGCGCGTGTCGCCGTAAACGGCGCGAAGCCGTACCCGATTCGATTGCCGAGCGTCGAGCGAACGCTCGTGGGCGGTCCCATCGACGACGAGTCGCTGACAGCAGCCGCGGACGCTGCTTCTGAAGACATCGATCCAGCGGCGCTGATCGCTACCGACACGGCCGCCGGTCAGCACCGGCTGCGTCTCGTTCAATCCTACTGCCGACGGGCGATCGCTCGGGCGATTGCGGATCACTGA
- a CDS encoding amidohydrolase family protein, which produces MTALLVTNGQIVTQNADREIIKDGAVAITDDRITAVGETATIEAEYDADRRIDAEGGAIVPGLINAHTHVSDILFRGAFAADRGLYDWLYNVKRPGSVAMTPEEHAIAARLYCLEAIQAGVTTFVENDTEIIWDRTETIDAKLGVYEASGIRNVYGAGFADCPPDETMAALLADIQARNPDVSRPPSDRFAVDTDQAIAETTALIETYHGSAEGRQSVWPTPIVLESTTTRGFQEAYRLAEEYDVMTTAHVAEAEVEEQGIALSSVGYLRNIGYLGDRALLGHCVQLDPADVRLLARTGTAVAHNFMANMRLATGFAPIVAMLDCGVTVGLGTDNANLNDTVNPLSDVRAVASAHKGYHRDPSVVPAQTAFDMVTIDGARAIGREDELGSIEPGKQADIAIVDLDHPHLTPCSDPVSTLVYAAQGFEIDTVICAGTLVMDGRDVLSFDEPLDEITSDAATAAEAVVKRVGIE; this is translated from the coding sequence ATGACTGCTCTGCTCGTTACGAACGGGCAGATCGTTACCCAGAACGCCGACCGCGAGATCATCAAGGACGGAGCAGTTGCAATCACCGATGATCGTATCACGGCCGTTGGCGAGACTGCTACTATCGAGGCCGAATACGACGCAGATCGCCGTATCGACGCCGAGGGCGGAGCGATCGTTCCCGGGTTGATCAACGCCCACACGCACGTTTCGGATATCCTTTTTCGCGGTGCGTTCGCCGCGGACCGCGGACTGTACGATTGGCTGTACAACGTCAAACGGCCCGGCTCGGTCGCGATGACCCCCGAAGAACACGCGATCGCTGCGAGACTCTACTGTCTGGAGGCCATCCAGGCCGGCGTGACGACGTTCGTGGAGAACGATACCGAGATCATCTGGGACCGGACCGAGACGATCGACGCCAAACTCGGCGTGTACGAAGCATCGGGTATTCGAAACGTTTACGGCGCCGGGTTCGCGGACTGTCCGCCGGACGAGACGATGGCCGCCCTGCTCGCGGACATCCAGGCTCGGAATCCGGACGTGAGTCGTCCTCCCTCCGATCGCTTCGCGGTCGATACCGACCAGGCGATCGCGGAGACGACGGCGCTCATCGAGACCTACCACGGGAGTGCGGAGGGGCGCCAGTCGGTCTGGCCGACACCGATCGTCCTCGAGTCCACGACGACGCGGGGATTTCAGGAGGCCTATCGCCTGGCCGAGGAGTACGACGTCATGACGACGGCCCACGTCGCCGAAGCCGAGGTCGAAGAGCAGGGGATCGCCCTCTCGAGCGTCGGTTATCTGCGGAATATCGGATATCTCGGTGATCGCGCACTGCTCGGTCACTGCGTGCAGCTCGATCCGGCCGACGTACGGCTGCTGGCGCGAACGGGGACCGCGGTCGCACACAACTTTATGGCGAACATGCGACTCGCGACTGGGTTTGCCCCGATTGTGGCGATGCTGGACTGTGGCGTCACCGTCGGGCTGGGGACGGACAACGCGAACCTGAACGATACGGTGAACCCACTTTCGGACGTTCGGGCGGTCGCGAGCGCGCACAAGGGCTATCACCGCGATCCAAGCGTCGTTCCGGCACAGACCGCCTTCGATATGGTGACGATCGACGGAGCGCGTGCTATCGGACGCGAGGACGAGCTCGGCTCTATCGAGCCCGGCAAGCAGGCGGATATCGCGATCGTGGATCTCGATCACCCACACCTTACACCGTGTTCAGATCCCGTCTCCACACTGGTGTACGCGGCGCAGGGGTTCGAAATCGACACCGTGATCTGTGCCGGTACTCTCGTGATGGACGGCCGCGACGTTCTATCGTTCGACGAGCCGCTCGACGAGATCACGAGTGATGCAGCAACGGCCGCCGAAGCCGTCGTCAAGCGTGTCGGGATCGAGTAG
- a CDS encoding XdhC family protein, producing the protein MRRHLREESTAIVATVVSVDGSGYRRPGARTVVEPTGESTGAVTAGCLKESVIDAARKIVADGEPQLRTFDLQDDDDAWGLGLGCNGVIDILFEPLDASFRPALDELRENLPVTVLTAVESTASTVSAGDRTVLTSDGWSSTERNSLPEPVVTSIENRLDATASKATGSLSVTTNAGTIRVFVNRLTPTPTLLLFGGQEDVNPVTSLASRAGFRVHVVTARSGHADADRFPDATDVSSIRPPQLGDLVEAPSSTFAVLMSHNFIDDQLALDSLLETAVPYIGVMGPRKRFRELRESMDRTLDTADLDRIAAPCGLALGSDSPTEIGFSIVSEVLAVHNDRSGGRLTELEGPIHNRSEIG; encoded by the coding sequence ATGCGAAGGCATCTGCGCGAGGAGTCAACGGCGATCGTTGCGACCGTTGTGAGCGTCGACGGATCGGGCTACCGACGGCCGGGTGCAAGAACAGTCGTCGAGCCGACCGGCGAAAGCACGGGAGCCGTCACCGCTGGGTGTCTGAAAGAGTCGGTGATCGATGCTGCTCGGAAAATCGTTGCGGACGGGGAGCCACAGTTACGAACGTTCGACCTTCAAGACGACGACGATGCATGGGGGCTTGGACTGGGTTGTAACGGCGTGATCGATATCCTTTTCGAACCCCTCGACGCGAGTTTCCGTCCCGCTCTCGACGAGTTACGAGAGAATCTCCCTGTGACGGTTCTGACTGCCGTCGAATCGACAGCTTCGACCGTCAGCGCTGGGGACCGAACCGTCCTCACGTCGGACGGGTGGTCTTCGACGGAGCGCAATTCGCTGCCGGAGCCGGTCGTAACCTCGATCGAGAACCGACTCGATGCGACGGCTTCGAAAGCGACTGGCAGTCTCTCTGTGACGACGAACGCCGGAACGATACGTGTGTTCGTGAACCGCCTTACACCGACGCCGACCCTCCTGCTGTTTGGTGGCCAGGAGGACGTCAATCCAGTCACGTCGTTAGCTTCTCGGGCCGGCTTCCGCGTTCACGTCGTCACGGCACGAAGCGGTCACGCCGACGCCGACCGGTTCCCCGACGCCACTGATGTGTCCTCGATACGCCCGCCACAACTCGGTGATCTCGTCGAGGCTCCAAGCAGTACCTTCGCTGTCTTGATGTCACACAATTTCATCGACGATCAGCTCGCACTGGACAGCCTTCTCGAAACCGCAGTTCCGTACATCGGGGTCATGGGACCGCGGAAGCGGTTTCGGGAGTTACGAGAGTCGATGGATCGCACGCTCGATACGGCCGATTTGGACCGGATCGCAGCGCCCTGTGGCCTTGCTCTCGGCAGCGATAGCCCGACGGAGATCGGCTTCAGTATCGTGAGCGAGGTCCTGGCGGTCCACAATGATCGGAGTGGGGGTCGACTAACCGAACTCGAAGGTCCGATCCACAACCGTTCCGAAATCGGCTAA
- a CDS encoding DUF3830 family protein — translation MTQLTIDVADYAFEADVFEEKAPESVEAMREFLPLESTLMHVRYSGIATWINIDEIELPNLPRENHTAYPSRGDVLLYPGYRNEQEILVACGPTRFSSPAGELAGNHVATIDASAETLKELEERTLHEGAFDVTLSMR, via the coding sequence ATGACACAGTTGACTATTGACGTTGCCGATTACGCGTTCGAAGCGGACGTGTTCGAGGAGAAAGCACCCGAGTCGGTCGAGGCGATGCGGGAGTTTTTACCCCTCGAATCCACGCTGATGCACGTTCGCTACAGCGGTATCGCGACGTGGATCAACATCGACGAGATTGAGCTTCCGAACCTCCCTCGAGAGAACCACACGGCGTACCCGTCCCGTGGAGACGTGTTGCTCTACCCGGGGTATCGGAACGAACAGGAGATCCTCGTCGCGTGCGGTCCGACCCGTTTCAGCAGTCCCGCCGGAGAACTCGCCGGAAACCACGTTGCGACGATCGACGCATCCGCAGAGACGCTCAAAGAACTGGAGGAGCGAACGCTTCACGAGGGTGCGTTCGACGTCACGCTATCGATGAGGTGA
- a CDS encoding M20 family metallo-hydrolase yields the protein MTDNIHDPIDPAISNVNIDRLKADIETNAEFGRVETAVGSGRTLLPGTEENKRAREYLLDRFSDVGLTVHVDPVGNVLGRYRPADVPRSTPPVAAGSHLDSVPEGGIFDGPLGVYGALEAVRAIDEADVELAHPIDVVSFTAEEGGRFTDGVLGSSVAAGSLSPEEALELTDSDGTTLRTAFEDIGFSGTDTISAADWDSWLELHIEQGRTLEKADLPVGVVTDIVGTIRCHITVHGESNHSGTTSMADRVDALVPATELIGEIAEVAREHSDADGTTVATVGDVNVEPGATNVIPGKVTFPIDIRSTNYAKMIDIVDRIESNLARLERERGVETTYQSNYDIEPTPMSGRCQKALRTSADRIGVEAGELHSGAGHDTMQIARKTDAGLLFVPSEDGVSHTPREWTDWSICHTGVEVLAGAIVRLAVQDER from the coding sequence ATGACAGATAACATACACGACCCGATCGACCCCGCTATCTCGAACGTTAATATCGATCGCCTGAAAGCAGATATTGAAACGAACGCCGAATTCGGCCGAGTGGAAACGGCTGTCGGAAGCGGACGGACCCTCTTACCCGGAACCGAGGAGAACAAACGCGCCCGGGAATACCTCTTAGACCGGTTTTCCGACGTCGGTCTAACGGTCCACGTCGATCCAGTAGGAAACGTCCTCGGTCGATATCGCCCAGCGGACGTACCGAGGTCTACGCCGCCGGTTGCCGCCGGGAGCCATCTGGACTCCGTACCCGAAGGTGGTATCTTCGACGGTCCACTCGGTGTCTACGGTGCACTTGAAGCCGTCCGTGCGATCGATGAAGCGGACGTCGAGTTGGCCCATCCGATCGACGTGGTATCGTTCACGGCGGAAGAAGGGGGCCGTTTCACTGATGGTGTGCTTGGTTCGTCCGTCGCTGCAGGATCACTTTCACCCGAAGAAGCGCTCGAACTGACGGATAGCGACGGAACAACGTTACGAACCGCGTTCGAGGACATCGGGTTCTCCGGTACCGATACGATCAGCGCAGCGGACTGGGACTCTTGGCTCGAGTTACACATCGAGCAAGGGCGGACGCTCGAAAAGGCCGACCTGCCGGTGGGCGTCGTCACCGATATCGTCGGGACGATACGATGCCACATTACGGTGCACGGCGAGTCGAACCACTCGGGAACGACGTCGATGGCGGACCGCGTCGACGCGTTAGTGCCCGCTACCGAACTGATCGGGGAGATAGCGGAGGTCGCTCGAGAGCACTCCGACGCCGACGGAACTACCGTGGCGACGGTCGGCGACGTGAACGTCGAGCCGGGTGCCACTAATGTTATCCCCGGGAAAGTTACGTTCCCGATCGATATCCGGAGTACGAACTACGCGAAAATGATCGATATCGTGGATCGGATCGAATCGAATCTCGCTCGACTAGAGAGAGAACGCGGCGTCGAAACCACGTACCAATCCAATTACGATATCGAACCGACACCGATGAGCGGTCGATGTCAGAAGGCGTTACGGACGTCGGCAGATCGGATCGGAGTCGAAGCCGGTGAGTTACATTCCGGAGCCGGTCATGATACGATGCAGATCGCTCGCAAAACCGACGCGGGTCTACTGTTCGTCCCGTCTGAAGACGGTGTTTCGCACACTCCCCGGGAGTGGACCGACTGGTCGATCTGTCACACCGGCGTCGAAGTCCTTGCAGGGGCGATCGTACGGTTGGCAGTACAAGACGAGCGGTAG